From a region of the Mercurialis annua linkage group LG1-X, ddMerAnnu1.2, whole genome shotgun sequence genome:
- the LOC126664280 gene encoding DEAD-box ATP-dependent RNA helicase 28, with protein MAKSFVFEPPSDEELEFSHEEEEDEEEQGEQEEREEDDTTALNNRKKQSPWDLASYSESVAEEHARRSTTSIDFKISKALEHRSFPLTTPDDDDDRRSDTTSDSEPHRQEDYKSEEDEDAAITPVETKSFFAPSEGTSFHANSFMELNLSRPLLRACEALGYTKPTPIQAACIPLALTGRDICGSAITGSGKTAAFALPTLERLLFRPKRLQAIRVLILTPTRELAVQVHSMIEKIAQFTDIRCCLIVGGLSSKVQESALRSVPDIVVATPGRMIDHLRNTMSVDLDDLAVLILDEADRLLELGFNAEIHELVRLCPKRRQTMLFSATMTEEIDELIKLSLTKPLRLSADPSAKRPATLTEEVVRIRRTREVNQEAVLLALCSKTFACKVIIFSGTKQAAHRLKILFGLAGFKAAELHGNLTQVQRLDALELFRKQQVDFLIATDVAARGLDIIGVQTVINYACPRELTSYVHRVGRTARAGREGYAVTFVTDNDRSLLKAIAKRAGSKLKSRIVAEQSISKWSKIIEQMEDQVAAILREEREEIAMRKAEMEVTKAENMISHRDEIFSRPKRTWFVTEKEKKLVEKADKASTVKENGHGSKIISAQQAEELKLKEKRKREHEKNLPRKRRRKLQAAREMLEDEDETKHSDSSGKNKKEKTGLSLVDLGYRRAKAAKAVKRALDSGKIVKKAEKKSKHPSQRTKPRAEEMQELFQSDMSEGKRKKSSGGIRPNKASKNSFKSKSRYKRR; from the exons ATGGCTAAAAGCTTCGTATTCGAACCTCCCAGCGACGAAGAGCTTGAATTTTCCCACGAGgaagaagaagacgaagaagaaCAAGGCGAGCAAGAAGAACGAGAAGAAGACGATACTACAGCTTTAAATAATCGGAAAAAACAATCACCATGGGACCTTGCTTCGTACTCTGAATCAGTAGCAGAAGAACATGCTCGCAGAAGCACTACCTCTATCGATTTCAAGATCTCCAAAGCCCTAGAGCACCGCTCTTTCCCGCTCACTACTCCCGACGATGACGACGACCGCCGCAGCGACACAACCTCCGATTCAGAACCTCACAGACAA GAAGATTACAAATCTGAAGAGGATGAAGATGCCGCAATTACTCCCGTTGAGACTAAATCATTTTTTGCACCTTCTGAGGGAACTTCTTTTCATGCTAATTCGTTTATGGAGCTCAATTTATCCCGTCCTTTGCTTCGGGCTTGTGAGGCTTTGGGTTATACTAAGCCTACTCCAATTCAG GCAGCTTGTATACCACTGGCACTCACTGGCCGTGATATTTGCGGGAGTGCAATTACTGGCTCTGGAAAG ACAGCTGCCTTTGCTTTACCTACTTTGGAGAGATTGCTTTTCCGTCCGAAACGACTGCAAGCTATACGTGTCCTCATTTTAACTCCTACTAGAGAGTTGGCTGTTCA GGTACACAGCATGATAGAGAAAATCGCTCAGTTTACCGATATTAGATGCTGCTTGATTGTTGGCGGTCTTTCTTCAAAG GTACAAGAATCTGCCTTGAGATCTGTGCCAGACATTGTCGTAGCAACCCCAGGAAGAATGATAGACCATTTACGCAATACTATGTCTGTGGATTTAGATGATCTTGCAGTTCTGATCCTCGATGAAGCAGACCGCCTTCTGGAACTTGGATTTAATGCCGAAATACACGAACTG GTTCGACTATGCCCCAAAAGGAGGCAGACAATGCTTTTCTCAGCTACAATGACGGAAGAAATTGACGAACTTATCAAACTTTCACTTACTAAACCACTGCGTCTGTCGGCGGACCCATCTGCAAAACGACCGGCAACATTAACTGAGGA GGTGGTTAGAATACGTAGAACACGTGAGGTGAATCAGGAGGCTGTTCTTCTTGCATTGTGCTCAAAAACATTTGCGTGTAAAGTGATCATCTTCAG TGGAACTAAGCAAGCTGCACATAGGTTGAAGATTTTGTTTGGATTAGCTGGTTTTAAGGCTGCTGAGCTTCATGGAAACCTTACACAAGTCCAGCGTCTTGAT GCTTTGGAACTCTTCAGAAAGCAGCAAGTTGATTTTTTGATTGCAACTGATGTAGCTGCTCGT GGACTTGACATTATTGGCGTTCAAACAGTTATTAATTATGCGTGTCCTCGTGAACTGACTAG CTATGTTCATCGAGTGGGTCGTACAGCAAGAGCTGGTAGAGAAGGTTATGCTGTTACGTTTGTGACAGACAATGATCGCTCTCTTTTAAAAGCCATA GCGAAGAGAGCTGGTTCAAAATTGAAGAGCCGTATTGTTGCAGAGCAATCAATTTCTAAGTGGTCTAAGATAATTGAGCAAATGGAAGACCAAGTAGCGGCCATTCTTCGAGAAGAGAG GGAGGAGATAGCTATGAGAAAAGCAGAAATGGAAGTAACAAAG GCAGAAAATATGATTTCACATAGGGATGAAATTTTTTCACGCCCCAAAAGGACATGGTTTGTAACTGAGAAAGAGAAGAAGCTAGTGGAAAAAGCAGATAAG GCATCAACTGTAAAAGAAAATGGTCATGGGAGTAAAATTATCAGTGCCCAACAGGCTGAAGAACTTAAGCTGAAGGAGAAGAGGAAACGAGAGCATGAG AAAAATTTGCCTCGGAAACGGCGTAGAAAATTACAAGCAGCCAGAGAGATGTTGGAGGATGAAGATGAAACTAAACACTCAGAT AGTTCTGGgaaaaataagaaagaaaagACTGGATTGTCCCTAGTTGACCTAGGTTATCGGCGGGCAAAAGCAGCCAAGGCTGTGAAAAGGGCACTAGATTCAGGCAAGATTGTAAAAAAGGCTGAAAAGAAGTCAAAACATCCATCCCAAAGAACTAAGCCGAGGGCCGAAGAAATGCAGGAGCTATTCCAGAGTGACATGAGTGAGGGCAAGCGGAAGAAAAGCAGTGGGGGAATACGACCCAACAAAGCTTCCAAGAATTCATTTAAGAGCAAATCACG GTATAAGCGAAGGTAG
- the LOC126664544 gene encoding uncharacterized protein LOC126664544, translating to MAVSDAVIGNLTTIYVAVIAVIKAYCLVCGQSFSGGIVLILSTTVVGLILIGSLTWDVSRKATYAISRDHHNNNFHSHEMCKGGICWHGVAVRSPASQVRFRLPQHQQQNHYAPL from the coding sequence ATGGCGGTTTCTGATGCAGTAATTGGCAATTTAACGACGATCTACGTGGCAGTGATCGCAGTAATTAAGGCGTACTGTCTGGTATGTGGACAGAGTTTCAGCGGCGGAATTGTGCTGATTTTGTCTACTACTGTTGTTGGTTTGATCTTGATTGGCTCGCTTACATGGGACGTTTCTCGAAAAGCTACGTATGCAATTTCGCGAGATCATCACAATAACAATTTCCATTCTCACGAGATGTGTAAGGGCGGAATTTGCTGGCATGGAGTGGCCGTCCGGTCGCCGGCTTCTCAGGTCCGATTCAGACTGCCTCAACATCAGCAGCAGAATCACTACGCCCCTCTATGA
- the LOC126688227 gene encoding uncharacterized protein LOC126688227, producing MTLEDFFTLTEMKDGLTALSRVHELVAVMQKEKDCTVKNVGDATRQWAAVASTIAATENKDCLDLFIKLDGLLFIDRWLKDAQNFGKDTADGFIEESLTALLRALEKLQIDKERSVSSGIWITVNNLLDHGCSRVQDRARALFNSWKQDRVSDSIHHDGSLLSSEKSREKCTAADVPLPNGNVDVENNGAESARDKDLQFISSSLQSERVDDVQIQTQENIEDKSSDPLSMPVLSNSVPESPLLKEKSSTVIIEGAALTEICSVPVPRGENTDEQELDSSKARSSFSDNSGMIVSPSSKVEAVTSSSVAFATSAKEDLAKPELQNNVDTEEGDFNSKTGCGDTGTSVSPTKTSPDDAGAMNRCGTLVLQSTAKDSCSPDTLQGSSDSDKELEKSDDVGTPFSRMELEDIGVADDDREHSSDGAEDVRDDSDISRPAMDTQRPDWINGRRSATELEYGIVDALEVARQVAQEVEREVIDYNEPSCSSSSGEVMETDTRQPDSPDSINGKQSPHMEVPREDMRIGENPSADVSPAEDGRLTSSNNVEAEAENGTQELESSLVTEVAPEPEANTEKGLCGFDLNQEVCSDDMDRPMNPISTPISVVSASRPTAVSGSPYAPLQFEGILGWKGSAATSAFRPASPRRASDVDRILETGGTSSSSKQRQDSLVIDLNVAEDGDEKMIELTSGRQIPVTSGLHSGESSIEVGPRRSERPNLDLNRISDDGDAPGLRIQEQLFYPRNGHRSPSPASSSSSMQPSLRNFDLNDRPLFHNDSLDQGLYSATQNVGAFVGPRRGDPVISIMGTRVEVGGRMEIGRKDFHSQFPNGKPMDPAMDANMARMGGVLGIPTGPFAHSPVFGYNGLTTAPMSIYGHGSSVPYMIDTRGAPVMPQILGSASPVPTFSQPSFIMSMTGAPVSLNGAGPSRHNFDLNSGFANEGGNTGGLRQLFMPGQTRSMEEHLRVNAQPSSGSGVGGKRREPDSGWEPYSLPYKHPQPPWR from the coding sequence ATGACACTTGAAGATTTCTTTACACTAACTGAGATGAAAGATGGGCTCACAGCCCTGTCTAGAGTACATGAGTTGGTTGCTGTAATGCAGAAGGAGAAAGATTGTACCGTGAAGAATGTTGGTGATGCTACCAGGCAGTGGGCTGCGGTTGCAAGCACAATAGCTGCTACAGAGAATAAAGATTGTCTTGATCTTTTCATTAAATTAGATGGACTATTGTTTATAGATAGATGGTTAAAAGATGCTCAAAATTTTGGTAAGGATACAGCTGATGGTTTCATAGAAGAGTCACTTACTGCCCTGTTGAGAGCACTGGAAAAACTGCAAATAGATAAAGAGAGATCTGTTTCTTCTGGGATCTGGATCACTGTCAATAATCTTCTTGACCATGGTTGCTCCCGTGTTCAGGATAGAGCAAGAGCACTTTTCAATAGCTGGAAGCAAGATAGGGTTAGTGATAGTATTCATCATGATGGGAGTCTGCTTAGCAGTGAGAAGAGCAGGGAAAAATGTACTGCTGCAGATGTTCCTCTTCCTAACGGAAATGTCGATGTAGAAAATAATGGGGCAGAGTCTGCCAGGGACAAAGATTTGCAATTTATTTCAAGTTCTCTTCAATCAGAAAGAGTTGATGATGTACAGATTCAAACTCAAGAAAACATAGAAGATAAATCCTCAGATCCTCTCAGCATGCCTGTCTTGTCAAACTCTGTACCAGAGAGTCCTTTATTGAAGGAAAAATCCTCCACAGTTATTATTGAAGGAGCTGCTTTGACTGAGATTTGTAGTGTTCCTGTTCCCAGAGGAGAAAATACTGATGAACAAGAGCTGGATTCATCCAAGGCCCGTAGCAGTTTCTCTGACAATTCAGGTATGATAGTTTCTCCCTCTAGTAAGGTGGAAGCTGTCACCAGTTCTTCTGTTGCTTTTGCTACCAGTGCTAAAGAGGATTTGGCAAAACCTGAATTGCAAAACAATGTCGACACCGAGGAGGGTGATTTTAATTCAAAGACTGGATGTGGAGATACAGGAACATCTGTATCTCCAACAAAAACTAGTCCAGATGATGCAGGGGCTATGAATCGTTGTGGAACACTAGTGCTCCAGTCAACAGCCAAAGATAGTTGCTCGCCTGATACTCTGCAGGGTTCATCTGACAGTGATAAGGAATTGGAGAAATCTGATGATGTAGGGACTCCTTTCTCACGGATGGAACTGGAAGACATTGGAGTTGCTGATGATGATAGAGAACATAGCAGTGATGGGGCTGAGGATGTAAGAGATGATTCTGATATCTCTAGACCCGCCATGGATACTCAGAGACCTGATTGGATTAACGGGAGAAGATCTGCTACTGAACTTGAATATGGCATAGTTGATGCTCTAGAAGTTGCTCGACAAGTTGCCCAAGAAGTGGAAAGGGAGGTGATTGATTACAATGAACCGTCTTGCAGCTCTTCCTCTGGGGAAGTCATGGAAACTGATACTAGACAGCCGGATAGCCCTGATTCTATAAATGGAAAACAGAGTCCACACATGGAGGTCCCTCGAGAGGACATGCGAATTGGAGAGAATCCGTCAGCTGATGTTTCCCCTGCAGAAGATGGACGCTTAACTAGTTCAAATAATGTGGAAGCGGAAGCAGAAAATGGAACACAGGAGTTGGAGTCCTCGCTGGTGACTGAAGTGGCTCCAGAACCAGAAGCTAATACAGAGAAAGGGCTTTGTGGCTTTGATTTGAATCAAGAAGTCTGTTCTGATGATATGGATCGCCCAATGAATCCCATCTCCACTCCAATTTCTGTTGTTTCAGCTTCAAGACCAACAGCAGTTTCTGGATCTCCTTATGCACCATTGCAGTTTGAGGGGATTCTCGGGTGGAAAGGTTCTGCAGCTACTAGTGCTTTCCGTCCAGCTTCCCCACGCAGGGCTTCAGATGTTGACAGGATTCTTGAGACTGGGGGAACTAGCAGCAGTTCAAAACAAAGACAGGACAGCCTTGTTATTGATCTAAATGTGGCCGAGGACGGAGATGAGAAGATGATAGAATTAACTTCCGGAAGACAAATTCCAGTCACATCTGGCCTGCATTCTGGGGAATCATCGATTGAAGTAGGTCCTAGAAGATCAGAGAGGCCCAACCTGGATTTAAATCGTATCAGTGATGACGGTGATGCTCCAGGTTTGAGAATACAGGAACAGCTGTTTTACCCTCGGAATGGCCATCGCAGCCCATCTCCcgcatcatcatcatcatctatgCAGCCTTCACTAAGGAATTTTGATTTGAACGATAGGCCTCTTTTTCATAACGATTCTTTAGACCAAGGGCTTTACAGTGCCACCCAAAATGTTGGTGCTTTTGTAGGACCAAGACGAGGCGATCCTGTTATTTCAATCATGGGTACTAGAGTTGAAGTCGGTGGTAGAATGGAAATTGGTAGAAAGGACTTCCATTCTCAGTTCCCGAATGGGAAGCCGATGGATCCTGCTATGGATGCTAACATGGCAAGAATGGGAGGTGTTCTGGGGATTCCAACTGGCCCGTTCGCACATTCTCCTGTTTTCGGGTACAATGGACTGACAACCGCTCCCATGTCTATTTACGGACATGGTTCATCAGTTCCTTACATGATTGATACAAGAGGTGCCCCTGTGATGCCTCAGATTTTGGGCTCTGCATCTCCGGTTCCTACGTTTTCCCAGCCTTCGTTCATCATGAGTATGACCGGTGCACCAGTAAGTTTGAACGGTGCAGGACCGTCACGGCACAACTTTGATCTGAATTCAGGTTTTGCAAATGAAGGTGGAAACACTGGAGGGTTGAGACAACTTTTCATGCCTGGTCAAACTAGGTCAATGGAAGAGCATTTGCGGGTCAATGCTCAACCGTCTTCAGGTTCTGGTGTGGGTGGAAAAAGACGGGAGCCGGATAGTGGGTGGGAGCCTTACTCATTACCGTATAAACACCCACAACCTCCATGGAGATAA
- the LOC126664785 gene encoding E3 ubiquitin-protein ligase CIP8, whose protein sequence is MADSPSQSPTPGPVSETEATPQYWCHHCEKRVSIETLANQSDVICLECKNGFVELIAATATAPSATPSFTSDQDDESSFGSQFLQMIRIIAQAARDEDAPPPLPQDSQSNDDFLRIELNGWGNDEDDEDDDDADGANNENENENEENRGEGERGDRSDNENEEENREVDYEEDLRRRRRDILRLQIRDIATRARSGRNRILDWAEILMGLEDNSIEFRLEVPETDRYIGNPEDYVDAAGYETLLQNLAESDNGRRGPPPASKSAISALATVVITSDNQTEACAICKDMVNVGETETKLPCGHGYHGDCIVPWLGSRNSCPVCRFELPTDDVEYEEERKKKGAAGAAAAGLGGASGSGGNSLFSD, encoded by the coding sequence ATGGCCGATAGCCCGTCTCAGTCGCCGACACCTGGTCCGGTATCGGAAACCGAAGCGACGCCGCAGTACTGGTGTCACCACTGCGAGAAACGTGTCTCAATTGAAACCCTAGCTAATCAATCTGATGTTATTTGCCTTGAGTGCAAAAATGGTTTCGTCGAATTAATCGCTGCAACGGCAACCGCACCTTCTGCTACTCCTTCGTTCACATCAGACCAGGATGACGAGTCTTCTTTTGGATCTCAATTCCTTCAAATGATTCGCATAATCGCGCAAGCGGCGCGTGATGAGGACGCTCCCCCTCCTCTTCCGCAGGATTCTCAATCTAACGACGATTTTCTTAGGATCGAGCTTAATGGATGGGGCAACGATGAGGACGACGAAGACGATGATGATGCCGACGGCGCAAACAACGAGAATGAAAACGAGAACGAAGAGAACAGGGGTGAAGGAGAGCGAGGTGATAGATCTGATAACGAGAATGAGGAGGAGAACAGAGAGGTAGATTATGAAGAAGACTTGAGGAGACGGCGGCGCGATATTCTCCGTCTTCAGATACGTGATATTGCGACCCGAGCAAGAAGTGGGCGTAACCGGATCCTTGATTGGGCTGAGATTCTTATGGGACTGGAAGATAACTCCATCGAATTTCGCCTTGAAGTCCCCGAAACAGATAGATACATAGGTAATCCTGAGGATTATGTGGATGCCGCTGGATATGAGACGTTGCTTCAGAATTTAGCTGAGAGCGATAATGGAAGGAGAGGGCCTCCACCTGCTTCGAAATCTGCAATTTCCGCATTGGCGACCGTTGTGATAACATCTGATAACCAAACTGAAGCATGTGCTATATGTAAGGATATGGTTAATGTTGGTGAAACCGAGACTAAATTGCCTTGTGGGCATGGCTACCACGGGGACTGCATTGTGCCTTGGTTAGGTTCTAGGAATTCCTGCCCTGTTTGTAGGTTTGAATTGCCGACTGATGACGTGGAGTATGAGGAGGAGAGGAAGAAGAAAGGCGCCGCAGGAGCAGCAGCTGCAGGTTTGGGTGGAGCCTCAGGTTCTGGTGGTAATAGTCTGTTTTCTGATTGA